The following are encoded together in the Verrucomicrobiota bacterium genome:
- a CDS encoding 2,4'-dihydroxyacetophenone dioxygenase family protein, with protein MKVTLNPAARDLQALNRDPRYTPYQKAFPIDAVGELVWPNLLGGDDRDWVPQGDGIDFKPLCLGVSQGYFINRLRVRKSGVLSRHYHPNPVHAYVLKGRWYYLEHDWVAEEGAYLMEPPGETHTLVVPEGVAEMITLFHVTGAYVYVDPDGNPQGWEDVFTKLERARRHYEQIGFGADYVKRFIR; from the coding sequence ATGAAAGTGACGCTCAACCCGGCCGCGCGCGATTTGCAGGCCTTGAACCGTGACCCGCGCTACACCCCTTACCAGAAAGCCTTCCCCATCGACGCCGTAGGCGAGTTGGTCTGGCCCAACCTCCTGGGCGGCGACGACCGTGACTGGGTGCCGCAAGGCGACGGCATTGACTTCAAGCCCCTCTGCCTGGGCGTGAGCCAGGGCTACTTTATCAACCGGCTGCGCGTGCGCAAAAGCGGCGTGCTCTCCCGGCATTATCACCCCAATCCGGTGCACGCCTACGTGCTTAAGGGGCGCTGGTACTACTTGGAACACGATTGGGTGGCCGAGGAAGGCGCCTACCTGATGGAACCGCCCGGCGAGACCCACACCTTGGTCGTGCCCGAGGGCGTTGCGGAAATGATCACGCTGTTTCATGTGACGGGCGCCTACGTGTACGTCGACCCCGACGGCAACCCCCAGGGGTGGGAGGATGTCTTCACCAAGCTGGAGCGGGCCCGCCGCCATTACGAACAAATCGGCTTCGGGGCCGATTACGTGAAGCGCTTTATTCGCTGA